One part of the Thermoflexus sp. genome encodes these proteins:
- a CDS encoding DUF177 domain-containing protein, which produces MMMLRYRVGALVGAPIGSRMVLSLEEGPGDLGYGVEVDYLRGEIELVRSDRRLLASGTISTQIHASCARCLEPVAFPMTFEFEEAFFLSPVDIPGETFYAVTDDGYLFLTAPLREHILLNTPLRVLCRPDCRGLCPECGQNLNEGDCGCVREPDPRWAALQVFRLSE; this is translated from the coding sequence ATGATGATGTTGCGCTATCGGGTGGGCGCGCTGGTGGGCGCGCCGATTGGGAGCCGGATGGTGCTATCCCTGGAGGAAGGACCGGGAGATTTGGGCTACGGGGTGGAAGTGGATTATCTCCGGGGGGAGATTGAGCTGGTCCGTTCCGATCGCCGGCTCCTGGCCTCTGGGACGATCTCCACGCAGATCCACGCTTCGTGCGCCCGTTGTCTGGAACCGGTCGCCTTCCCCATGACCTTTGAGTTTGAGGAGGCCTTTTTTCTATCCCCGGTGGATATCCCCGGGGAGACATTTTATGCGGTAACGGATGATGGGTATCTCTTCCTGACTGCGCCGTTGCGGGAGCATATCCTGCTGAACACGCCGTTGCGGGTTCTCTGCCGTCCGGATTGCCGCGGGCTGTGCCCGGAGTGCGGCCAGAATCTGAATGAGGGGGATTGCGGCTGCGTCCGCGAGCCAGATCCCCGATGGGCCGCCCTGCAGGTGTTTCGTCTATCCGAATGA
- the glp gene encoding gephyrin-like molybdotransferase Glp, whose amino-acid sequence MPEFFTVLPPEKALEQLRAYLSPLPPETVPLTQALGRVLAQPIFAPEPLPAFPRSTVDGYAVRAADTFGATESLPAYLRLVGEVPMGRSPGLSIGPGEAALIHTGGMLPEGADAVVMLERTQRLDAETIEVLRPVAPGENVIGIGEDIPAGALAFPAHHRLRPQDLGALAALGVMEVSVARVPQVAILGSGDEIVPPAQTPQPGQVRDVNTFSLIGLIRQHGGEPLPRGIAPDRLEILEEMAREAFEAADVLVFTAGSSVSTRDLTAAVIERLGPPGILAHGLAIRPGKPTLVAFCRGKPVLGLPGNPVSAFVVARMLLVPLLYFLRGLEPPAPSLQPARLTHNIPSAPGRIDWVPVRLIHREGTWWAEPLFGKSNMIFTLARSDGLVMVPLDLNGLQAGDSVEVWRWE is encoded by the coding sequence ATGCCGGAATTCTTCACCGTGCTGCCGCCGGAGAAGGCGCTGGAGCAGCTGCGGGCGTATCTTTCTCCCCTCCCCCCGGAGACGGTGCCGCTGACCCAGGCCCTGGGGCGGGTCCTGGCGCAACCGATCTTCGCCCCGGAGCCCCTTCCCGCGTTCCCCCGCAGCACGGTGGATGGGTATGCCGTGCGGGCGGCGGATACCTTCGGCGCCACGGAAAGCCTCCCGGCTTACCTTCGTCTTGTCGGCGAAGTCCCCATGGGCCGGTCTCCCGGACTGTCCATCGGCCCGGGCGAGGCCGCCCTGATCCACACCGGCGGGATGCTCCCGGAGGGGGCCGATGCGGTGGTGATGCTGGAGCGAACCCAGCGGCTGGATGCGGAGACCATCGAGGTGCTGCGGCCGGTCGCCCCGGGGGAGAACGTAATCGGGATCGGCGAGGACATCCCCGCCGGAGCGCTCGCCTTCCCAGCCCACCATCGCCTTCGCCCTCAGGATCTGGGGGCCCTGGCCGCCCTGGGTGTCATGGAGGTCTCCGTGGCGCGGGTGCCCCAGGTGGCCATCCTCGGCAGCGGGGATGAGATCGTTCCCCCAGCGCAAACGCCTCAGCCCGGGCAGGTTCGCGATGTCAACACCTTCTCCCTGATCGGCCTGATCCGTCAGCACGGCGGAGAGCCGCTCCCCCGGGGGATCGCGCCGGATCGCCTCGAGATCCTGGAAGAGATGGCTCGGGAAGCCTTCGAAGCGGCGGATGTGCTGGTGTTCACCGCGGGCAGCTCCGTCAGCACCCGGGATCTCACGGCCGCCGTAATCGAGCGCCTGGGTCCCCCCGGGATCCTGGCCCACGGGCTGGCGATCCGCCCTGGGAAACCCACCCTGGTCGCCTTCTGCCGCGGGAAGCCGGTTCTGGGGCTGCCGGGCAACCCGGTCTCCGCCTTCGTGGTCGCCCGCATGCTCCTCGTCCCCCTGCTTTACTTCCTCCGGGGCCTGGAGCCGCCGGCCCCTTCCCTTCAACCCGCTCGCCTGACCCACAACATCCCCTCCGCGCCAGGACGCATCGACTGGGTTCCGGTCCGGCTCATCCATCGCGAGGGCACATGGTGGGCCGAGCCGTTGTTCGGGAAAAGCAACATGATCTTCACCCTGGCCCGTTCCGACGGCCTGGTGATGGTTCCCCTGGATCTCAACGGCCTGCAAGCAGGGGATTCCGTAGAGGTCTGGCGATGGGAATAG
- the efp gene encoding elongation factor P: MIDVNDLRKGTTFILDGQIYEVLEYQHHKPGRGNAFIRTKLRNLRTGAIIDKTFLSGDRVQDIRVENREVQFLYRDGDLYYMMDTRTYEQIPVPAERLGEAVNFLKEGITLILREYEGEPLGVELPVTVDLRVVEAEPGVKGDTASGADKWVVVETGYRLRVPLFVNEGDIIRVDTRTGEYVTRVG; encoded by the coding sequence ATGATCGATGTGAACGATCTGCGAAAGGGAACCACGTTTATCCTGGACGGGCAGATCTACGAGGTCCTGGAATATCAGCATCATAAACCCGGCCGGGGAAACGCCTTCATCCGGACCAAACTGCGCAACCTGCGCACGGGAGCCATCATCGATAAGACGTTCCTCTCCGGGGATCGGGTGCAGGATATCCGGGTGGAGAACCGGGAGGTCCAGTTCCTATATCGGGACGGCGATCTCTACTACATGATGGATACCCGAACCTATGAGCAGATCCCGGTCCCGGCCGAGCGACTGGGGGAGGCGGTGAACTTCCTGAAAGAGGGGATCACGCTGATCCTGCGGGAATACGAAGGCGAGCCCCTGGGGGTGGAGCTGCCGGTGACGGTGGACCTGCGGGTAGTGGAGGCGGAGCCGGGGGTGAAGGGCGATACGGCCTCCGGAGCGGATAAGTGGGTGGTGGTGGAAACCGGTTACCGGCTCCGGGTTCCCCTCTTCGTCAACGAGGGGGACATCATCCGGGTGGACACACGGACCGGGGAGTATGTGACCCGTGTCGGTTGA
- a CDS encoding sigma-70 family RNA polymerase sigma factor, whose product MASFDEVIGELLSLAERQGYLTVTDILEVYPEAEESPEELDEICLWLQEAGIELYDDTRINIEEEERFLREIEEEEEEEAEEHFETSDVVLGEDDDLADIDVDDTVGLYLKEMARVPLLTSEEEVRLARQVFRGQQAARRLREARRLSPQQRSRLERLVEEGRKAREHLIKANTRLVVSIAKKYMGRGVPFLDLIQEGNLGLMKAVEKFDYRRGYRFSTYATWWIRQTITRAIADQSRTIRVPVHMSDRIRKLYRVAHELEQSLGRKPTAEEIAAELGVDPRKVEWMFRVSWQPLSLENPVGEDEEDELGYFIEDESSPSPNQITYQNLLREKIEEILSTLSPREARILRLRFGLVNGRCYTLEEVGKKFGLTRERIRQIEGRALRRLRHPRRSRQLREFLT is encoded by the coding sequence ATGGCGAGCTTCGATGAGGTCATAGGAGAGCTTCTTTCTCTGGCGGAGCGGCAGGGTTACCTGACGGTTACAGATATCCTGGAGGTCTATCCGGAGGCGGAGGAGTCCCCCGAGGAACTGGATGAGATCTGCCTGTGGTTGCAGGAGGCAGGCATCGAGCTCTACGACGACACCCGGATCAACATCGAGGAAGAGGAGCGGTTCCTTCGCGAGATCGAGGAGGAGGAAGAAGAGGAGGCGGAGGAACATTTCGAGACCAGCGATGTGGTCCTGGGGGAGGATGACGACCTGGCCGACATCGACGTGGATGACACGGTAGGGCTCTATCTAAAGGAGATGGCCCGTGTTCCCCTGCTGACCAGTGAGGAGGAGGTGCGGCTGGCCCGGCAGGTGTTCCGGGGCCAGCAGGCCGCCCGACGGCTCCGGGAAGCCCGTCGCCTCTCCCCTCAACAGCGGTCCCGGCTGGAGCGGCTGGTGGAGGAAGGCCGCAAGGCCCGGGAACATCTTATTAAAGCCAACACCCGTCTGGTGGTCAGCATCGCCAAGAAATACATGGGCCGCGGGGTTCCCTTCCTGGACCTGATCCAGGAGGGGAACCTGGGGCTGATGAAGGCGGTGGAGAAGTTCGATTACCGGCGGGGTTACCGCTTCAGCACGTATGCCACATGGTGGATCCGACAGACCATCACCCGGGCGATCGCGGATCAGAGCCGCACGATCCGGGTTCCGGTTCACATGAGCGATCGGATCCGCAAGCTGTATCGGGTGGCCCATGAGCTGGAGCAGAGCCTGGGCCGCAAGCCGACCGCGGAGGAGATCGCGGCCGAGCTGGGGGTGGATCCCCGAAAGGTGGAGTGGATGTTCCGGGTTTCTTGGCAGCCTTTGAGCCTGGAAAACCCGGTGGGGGAGGATGAGGAGGACGAGCTGGGCTACTTCATTGAGGACGAATCCTCTCCCTCTCCGAACCAGATCACTTATCAGAACCTGCTCCGGGAGAAGATTGAGGAGATCCTCTCGACCCTCAGCCCTCGCGAGGCCCGGATCCTTCGGCTGCGGTTTGGCCTGGTGAACGGGCGGTGCTACACTCTGGAGGAGGTGGGGAAGAAGTTCGGGCTGACGCGGGAGCGTATCCGGCAGATCGAAGGGCGGGCTCTACGCCGGCTGCGTCACCCCCGTCGGAGCCGCCAATTGCGGGAGTTCCTGACCTGA
- the fabF gene encoding beta-ketoacyl-ACP synthase II — translation MQPRRVVITGMGAITPLGLDVPTSWASAIAGRSGVGPITLFDASSLNVRIAAEVKGFDPLNYMDAREARRRDRFEQFAVAATREAVRQANLRITDSIADEVGVIIGSAIGGAQSFADGVETALHKSPRLLHPFVIPMVITDGASAQIAIELGARGPNFATVSACAAGADAIGIAYELIRSGDCRVCIAGGAEASITYIGIAAFDRIGAMSRRNDDPAGACRPFDKDRDGTVMGEGAGILVLEDLEFALSRGAEPLAEIIGYGATSDAYHPIAPDENGAGAARAMAKALRKAGIRPEEVDYINAHGTGTPLNDKTETMAIKTVFGERAYEIPVSATKSMTGHMIGATGALEAIFCVMAIREGIIPPTINLRNPDPECDLDYVPNVARRKEVRIAMTNAFGFGGHNSVLVIRRWEGT, via the coding sequence ATGCAGCCACGTCGGGTTGTGATCACCGGGATGGGGGCCATTACCCCGCTGGGCCTGGATGTGCCGACCAGTTGGGCCAGCGCCATTGCCGGCCGCTCCGGCGTGGGTCCGATCACCCTTTTCGATGCTTCCTCCTTAAATGTGCGCATCGCCGCCGAGGTGAAGGGGTTCGATCCCCTGAACTATATGGATGCCCGGGAGGCGCGACGACGGGATCGCTTTGAGCAGTTTGCGGTGGCTGCCACGCGGGAGGCCGTGCGCCAGGCGAACCTGCGGATCACGGACTCCATCGCCGACGAGGTGGGGGTGATCATCGGCTCCGCCATCGGCGGAGCTCAGAGCTTCGCCGATGGGGTGGAGACGGCGCTTCACAAGAGCCCCCGTCTGCTTCATCCCTTCGTGATCCCCATGGTGATCACAGATGGGGCATCTGCCCAGATCGCGATTGAGCTGGGCGCGCGGGGCCCGAACTTCGCCACTGTCTCCGCATGCGCGGCGGGGGCCGACGCCATCGGCATCGCCTACGAGTTGATCCGCAGCGGGGATTGCCGGGTGTGCATCGCCGGGGGTGCCGAGGCCAGCATCACCTATATCGGCATCGCGGCCTTCGATCGCATCGGCGCCATGTCCCGCCGCAACGACGACCCCGCGGGGGCCTGCCGGCCGTTCGATAAAGATCGGGATGGGACGGTGATGGGGGAGGGAGCGGGGATCCTGGTGCTGGAGGATCTGGAGTTCGCTCTATCCCGTGGCGCGGAGCCGCTGGCGGAGATCATCGGCTACGGGGCGACCTCGGATGCCTATCATCCCATCGCTCCGGACGAGAACGGGGCCGGGGCGGCGCGGGCGATGGCCAAGGCCCTCCGCAAAGCCGGGATCCGTCCGGAGGAGGTGGATTACATCAACGCCCACGGAACCGGAACCCCGCTCAATGACAAGACGGAGACGATGGCCATCAAGACCGTATTCGGCGAGCGGGCCTATGAGATCCCGGTCAGCGCCACCAAGTCCATGACAGGCCATATGATCGGGGCCACCGGTGCCCTGGAGGCGATCTTCTGTGTGATGGCCATCCGCGAGGGGATCATCCCGCCCACGATCAACCTGCGAAACCCGGATCCGGAGTGTGACCTGGACTACGTGCCCAACGTCGCCCGGCGGAAGGAGGTTCGCATCGCGATGACCAACGCCTTTGGCTTCGGCGGGCACAACAGCGTGCTGGTGATCCGGCGCTGGGAGGGGACATGA
- a CDS encoding tryptophanase, which translates to MPIHPPEPFRIKVVEPLRPLSREERRRRLQEAGYNLFRLRAEDVFIDLLTDSGTGAMSDRQWGAMMQGDESYAGARSFYRFQEAVQEITGYPYVVPVHQGRAAEHIFFAVTVRPGQRVPSNNHFDTTRANLLARSADPVDLVIDEAYDPTLEHPFKGNMDPARLEAFFEQVGPENIPFVMLTLTNNTVGGQPVSMENVRTVAAIAHRYGKPLYLDAARYAENVYLIKLREPGYSDRPVQEIARELFGYADGCLMSAKKDGLANIGGFIALKDPELYEALCAQLVLREGFPTYGGLAGRDLEAIAVGLREALDEDYLAYRIAQVRYLAESLQQAGIPIVVPPGGHAVYLDAGRFLPHIPPSEYPGHALAVHLYLEGGIRGVEIGSVMLAQEDPQTGRVLSPRLELVRLAIPRRVYTQSHLDYVVEVCVRVYAQRERIRGFRILRAPKLLRHFTAWFEPLGELDGT; encoded by the coding sequence ATGCCGATCCATCCGCCGGAACCCTTTCGGATCAAGGTGGTGGAGCCGTTGCGGCCGCTCTCCCGAGAGGAGCGGCGGCGACGCCTTCAGGAGGCAGGCTATAACCTCTTCCGCCTGCGGGCGGAGGATGTGTTCATCGACCTGCTGACGGATTCGGGGACGGGGGCGATGAGCGACCGCCAATGGGGGGCGATGATGCAGGGGGATGAATCCTACGCGGGGGCCCGGAGTTTCTACCGGTTCCAGGAGGCGGTTCAGGAGATCACGGGCTATCCTTATGTCGTGCCTGTGCATCAGGGCCGTGCGGCGGAGCATATCTTCTTCGCCGTGACGGTGCGGCCCGGCCAGCGGGTCCCCAGCAACAATCACTTCGATACCACCCGGGCGAACCTCCTGGCCCGCTCCGCCGACCCGGTCGATCTGGTCATCGATGAGGCCTATGATCCCACGCTGGAGCATCCCTTCAAAGGGAACATGGATCCGGCCAGGCTGGAAGCGTTCTTCGAACAGGTCGGGCCGGAAAACATCCCCTTTGTGATGCTAACGCTGACCAACAACACGGTGGGCGGACAGCCGGTCTCCATGGAGAACGTCCGCACGGTGGCGGCCATCGCCCACCGGTATGGGAAGCCGCTCTACCTGGATGCGGCCCGGTATGCGGAAAACGTCTATCTCATCAAGCTGCGCGAGCCGGGCTACTCCGACCGGCCGGTGCAGGAGATCGCCCGGGAGCTTTTTGGATACGCGGATGGCTGTCTGATGAGCGCCAAGAAGGATGGGCTGGCCAACATTGGTGGGTTCATCGCGTTGAAGGACCCCGAGCTCTACGAAGCGTTGTGCGCCCAGCTGGTGCTCCGGGAAGGGTTCCCCACCTACGGCGGGCTGGCCGGGCGGGATCTGGAGGCCATCGCGGTGGGTTTGAGGGAGGCGCTGGATGAGGATTACCTGGCCTACCGCATTGCTCAGGTGCGCTATCTGGCGGAATCCCTCCAGCAGGCCGGGATCCCCATTGTGGTGCCCCCGGGAGGACACGCCGTGTATCTGGATGCCGGCCGCTTTCTCCCCCACATCCCTCCCTCGGAATACCCGGGCCACGCCCTTGCCGTGCATCTTTACCTGGAAGGCGGGATCCGGGGCGTGGAGATCGGCAGCGTGATGCTGGCGCAGGAAGACCCTCAGACGGGGCGGGTGCTTTCGCCTCGCCTGGAGCTGGTGCGGCTGGCGATCCCCCGACGGGTTTACACCCAGAGCCATCTGGATTACGTGGTGGAGGTGTGCGTCCGGGTCTACGCGCAGCGGGAGCGAATCCGGGGGTTCCGCATCCTTCGGGCGCCGAAGCTCCTGCGTCACTTCACCGCCTGGTTCGAGCCGCTGGGAGAGCTGGATGGAACCTGA
- a CDS encoding ATP-binding protein has translation MAQRAAHALEIRPIPTPHPRLILMVGLPGTGKSTLARRLAALLPAPIVESDRVRRILFKWPRHTLNESRRVHQVCRVLMEQLLRQGSSVIFDATNLIEAHRALIYQIADRLRVPLVILFVTAPPEVVRDRLEGRVRQRHPEDASEATWPVYERMRRHMEPIGRPYLEVDTSQDLDALLPQLVRTIHQAACPGAGTHHP, from the coding sequence ATGGCTCAGCGAGCAGCCCATGCGCTGGAGATCCGCCCCATCCCTACCCCTCATCCCCGGCTGATCTTGATGGTCGGTCTGCCCGGGACCGGGAAATCCACCCTGGCCCGCCGGCTGGCCGCCCTGCTTCCGGCCCCCATCGTGGAGTCCGACCGGGTGCGGCGGATCCTGTTCAAGTGGCCCCGGCATACCCTGAACGAAAGCCGGCGCGTTCATCAGGTGTGCCGGGTGCTCATGGAGCAGCTCCTGCGTCAGGGCTCCTCGGTGATCTTCGACGCCACCAACCTGATCGAGGCCCACCGCGCCCTGATCTATCAGATCGCAGACCGCCTCCGGGTTCCCCTTGTGATCCTCTTTGTCACTGCCCCTCCCGAAGTGGTGCGAGATCGCCTGGAGGGGCGCGTCCGTCAGCGTCATCCGGAAGACGCCAGCGAGGCCACCTGGCCGGTTTACGAACGGATGCGACGCCATATGGAGCCCATCGGTCGGCCCTATCTCGAGGTGGATACCTCCCAGGATCTGGACGCCCTGCTCCCGCAACTGGTGAGGACCATCCATCAGGCGGCCTGCCCGGGTGCGGGGACCCATCATCCATAA
- a CDS encoding response regulator: MTRILVIDDDIELLQMVRRMLERAGFEVFTSADGGDGIEKTRQLRPDLVILDLMMPEIDGFQVLQAIRNDPLVSDTPVLVLTARAQPVDREAALAARADDYLAKPVSQKELLDRIQEVLNRRRRGSGQGSVVLFLGLRGGTGTTTLAVNTALALIRSGPVVLWDASLSSGHAGLHLRIAPRISWLDWWRDGCSKGDLEAHLMSHPTGLSLFPAPLMPVTEALEESWVGLTLDFLRERFRFVVIDGPSTLAPLGLALCQQADPIFLVMSPEVGALQTTVMTLRALQAAGIPMERIHIVVNHAAGPGTLSAPTIERALGRAPMLTVPFDPNQAVALVQGTPLVLSHPNGPLATAAHRLAGQVQSTMRTPGG, from the coding sequence ATGACCCGCATCCTGGTGATTGATGATGATATCGAGCTCCTGCAGATGGTCCGCCGGATGCTGGAACGGGCGGGGTTCGAGGTGTTCACCAGCGCCGATGGCGGGGATGGGATCGAAAAAACCCGCCAGCTCCGGCCGGATCTGGTGATCCTGGATTTGATGATGCCGGAGATCGATGGCTTCCAGGTCCTCCAGGCCATCCGGAACGATCCGCTGGTCAGCGACACGCCGGTCCTGGTCCTCACCGCCCGGGCGCAGCCGGTGGATCGGGAGGCGGCCCTCGCCGCCCGGGCGGATGATTACTTGGCCAAGCCGGTCTCTCAAAAGGAGCTCCTGGATCGGATCCAGGAGGTGCTGAACCGACGCCGGCGAGGGAGCGGCCAGGGTTCGGTGGTGCTCTTCCTGGGGCTCCGCGGAGGAACCGGGACCACCACGCTGGCGGTGAACACGGCGCTGGCCCTGATCCGCAGCGGTCCCGTGGTGCTGTGGGATGCCAGCCTGAGCTCCGGCCATGCCGGGCTCCATCTCCGGATCGCTCCCCGGATCTCCTGGCTGGATTGGTGGCGGGATGGATGCTCGAAAGGGGATCTGGAAGCGCATTTGATGTCCCATCCCACAGGGCTCAGCCTGTTCCCCGCTCCTCTGATGCCGGTCACGGAGGCGCTGGAAGAATCCTGGGTGGGCTTGACCCTGGATTTCCTGCGTGAGCGGTTTCGCTTTGTGGTCATTGATGGGCCTTCCACACTGGCACCTCTGGGCCTGGCCCTCTGTCAGCAAGCGGATCCGATATTCCTGGTGATGAGCCCCGAGGTGGGCGCTCTGCAAACCACGGTGATGACTTTGCGAGCCCTGCAAGCGGCGGGGATACCGATGGAGCGGATCCATATCGTGGTGAACCATGCCGCGGGGCCGGGCACATTGAGCGCCCCAACAATTGAGCGGGCGCTGGGCCGGGCACCCATGCTCACGGTGCCCTTCGATCCCAATCAGGCCGTGGCCCTGGTCCAGGGCACCCCCCTCGTCCTCAGCCATCCGAATGGCCCCCTGGCCACGGCCGCACACCGGCTGGCCGGACAGGTGCAATCCACCATGCGTACACCTGGGGGTTAA
- the hydA gene encoding dihydropyrimidinase — translation MLIRNGTLVVADGMLRADLRVEGERIAAIGDLLPYPGEPVVDAAGCMVLPGLVDPHVHIALDTGIYRTDDDWFIGTRAAAFGGVTTVVDFATQFRGQTFEEALASRLEEARGKAVVDYALHMMVTDLPPGKEGELGKLVAQGVAGIKLYTTYRPNYYADDATLLRLMRAAGALGLITMVHCENDAMVTEAIERLKAEGQTSLREHGRSRPPFAEVEAVHRVLFLAAEAHAPVYIVHCSTARAVDLVHEAARQGQPAFAETCPQYLLLDETAYGGPHPEWYILQPPLRPAAERAGLWERLHRGWIAAIGTDHCDYTLRQKTATGSFLTTPGGLPGLETMLPLLYTFGILEGRIGWPDLVRLCATNPAKLFGLYPRKGALQPGSDADLVLYDPEPEEILTAAHLHYIAGYTPYEGWRVRGRVRTVMVRGQIVVEDGVFRGTPGWGRFVPAETFSLQMARSALS, via the coding sequence ATGCTTATCCGGAACGGAACGCTGGTGGTTGCCGATGGGATGCTGCGAGCGGACCTGCGTGTGGAAGGGGAGCGGATCGCCGCCATCGGGGATCTTCTCCCTTATCCCGGAGAGCCCGTGGTGGATGCCGCGGGATGCATGGTCCTTCCGGGCCTCGTGGATCCCCACGTCCATATCGCCCTGGACACCGGGATCTATCGCACCGACGACGACTGGTTCATCGGAACCCGGGCGGCGGCCTTCGGGGGGGTGACCACGGTGGTGGATTTCGCCACCCAATTCCGCGGGCAAACCTTCGAAGAAGCCCTGGCGTCCCGCCTGGAAGAGGCTCGCGGGAAAGCGGTGGTGGATTACGCGCTCCATATGATGGTGACCGATCTCCCCCCGGGGAAGGAGGGGGAACTGGGGAAGCTGGTCGCTCAGGGCGTGGCCGGCATCAAGCTTTACACCACGTATCGCCCGAACTACTACGCGGATGATGCGACCCTTCTACGCCTGATGCGGGCCGCCGGCGCCCTGGGGCTCATCACGATGGTCCACTGCGAGAACGATGCGATGGTGACGGAAGCCATCGAGCGCCTGAAGGCCGAGGGTCAGACCAGCCTGCGGGAACACGGTCGCTCCCGGCCGCCCTTCGCGGAGGTCGAGGCGGTGCACCGGGTTCTCTTCCTGGCTGCCGAGGCCCACGCCCCCGTCTACATTGTCCACTGCTCCACCGCCCGCGCGGTCGACCTGGTCCATGAGGCCGCTCGGCAGGGCCAGCCGGCTTTCGCCGAAACCTGCCCTCAGTATCTCCTCCTGGATGAAACCGCTTACGGAGGGCCGCATCCCGAGTGGTATATCCTCCAGCCTCCCCTGCGACCGGCCGCTGAGCGGGCCGGGCTGTGGGAGCGGCTCCACCGGGGATGGATCGCCGCCATCGGGACCGACCACTGCGATTATACGCTCCGCCAGAAGACCGCCACGGGGTCCTTTCTCACCACCCCCGGGGGGTTGCCCGGGCTGGAGACCATGCTGCCGCTTCTGTATACCTTCGGCATCCTGGAAGGCCGAATCGGATGGCCGGACCTGGTGCGCCTGTGCGCGACGAATCCGGCGAAGCTCTTTGGCCTGTATCCCCGCAAGGGAGCGCTGCAACCCGGATCGGATGCGGACCTGGTCCTTTACGATCCAGAGCCCGAGGAGATCCTCACCGCCGCCCATCTGCATTACATCGCGGGTTACACGCCCTATGAGGGCTGGCGGGTTCGGGGGCGCGTGCGCACGGTGATGGTCCGCGGCCAGATCGTGGTGGAGGACGGCGTCTTTCGGGGAACTCCAGGATGGGGACGCTTTGTTCCCGCCGAAACGTTCTCCCTCCAGATGGCCCGTTCGGCTCTGAGCTGA
- a CDS encoding DMT family transporter produces the protein MHNPEKPPVPPYLVLFVGLLAVSMSSIFIRFAQREASSLVIAAYRLSLATLLILPVAFLRYRHELAQMTRRDLLWMMLSGIFLALHFVTWITSLEYTTVASSVVLVSLSPVFVAIAAPVFLRETIPSRVILGILIALTGSAVVGFSDACSWPPLRCTLEGGGRLPMVGNLLALIGAIMVAGYFMIGRRVRSRFSLPVYIGFVYGFAAVVCLLIVAGLKLPVLGYSPQTYLWMTLVAVFPQLIGHSSFNWALRYLPTAVVTVTTLGEPIGSTILAYVILREAPTWVKILGGGLILTGIAIVSQERER, from the coding sequence GTGCACAATCCGGAAAAACCTCCCGTCCCTCCTTACCTGGTTCTCTTCGTCGGCCTTCTGGCCGTTTCGATGTCTTCGATTTTCATTCGTTTCGCCCAGCGGGAAGCCTCTTCCCTGGTCATCGCCGCCTATCGTCTGAGCCTGGCCACCTTGCTGATCCTCCCGGTGGCCTTCCTGCGGTATCGCCATGAGCTGGCGCAGATGACCCGCCGGGATCTCCTCTGGATGATGCTGTCCGGGATCTTCCTGGCCCTGCATTTCGTGACCTGGATCACCTCCCTGGAATACACCACAGTGGCCAGCTCGGTGGTGCTGGTTTCCCTCTCGCCGGTTTTCGTTGCCATCGCGGCGCCGGTTTTCCTGCGCGAAACCATCCCTTCCCGGGTCATCCTGGGGATTCTCATCGCCCTAACGGGGAGCGCGGTGGTGGGCTTCAGCGACGCGTGTTCGTGGCCGCCGCTGCGCTGCACGCTGGAGGGAGGCGGCCGCCTCCCCATGGTCGGCAACCTCCTGGCCCTCATCGGGGCGATCATGGTGGCGGGCTATTTTATGATCGGCCGTCGGGTGCGCAGCCGGTTCTCCCTCCCGGTGTATATCGGCTTCGTCTACGGGTTCGCCGCGGTGGTCTGCCTGCTGATCGTAGCCGGGTTGAAGCTCCCTGTCCTGGGTTATTCGCCTCAGACCTACCTCTGGATGACCCTGGTGGCGGTCTTCCCCCAGCTGATCGGCCATTCCTCCTTCAACTGGGCCCTGCGTTATCTGCCGACCGCGGTGGTTACGGTGACCACCCTGGGGGAGCCCATCGGTTCAACGATCCTGGCCTATGTGATCCTGCGGGAAGCGCCGACGTGGGTGAAAATCCTGGGGGGCGGATTGATCCTCACCGGGATCGCCATTGTGTCCCAGGAGAGGGAGCGCTGA